The genomic stretch TGAGGAGCCCCCATGAAGAACGAGTTCGTCCTCACCCTCAGCTGCCCCGAGCGCCCCGGCATCCTCCACGCCGTGACGTCGTTCCTGCTCGGGCACGGATGCGACATCACCGAGCACCAGCAGTTCGACGACGCCGACAACGGCATCGTGTTCCTGCGCACCAGCTTCGCCACGCCCGACAGCGAGGTGACCCTGGACCGGCTGCGGGACACCTTCGCGCCCGTGGCCACCGAGTTCGGGATGGAATGGCAGCTCCGGAATGCCGCGCTCAAGCCGCGCGTGCTGGTGATGGTGTCCAAGTTCGACCACTGTCTGGCCGACCTGCTCTACCGCTGGCGCAGCAACGCTCTGGACGCCGAGATCGTCCTGGTGGCCTCCAACCATCCTGACCTGGAGCCACTGGTGGCGGCCGAGGGAGTGCCGTTCGAGCACATCCCGGTCACGGCCGACACCAAGCCGCAGGCCGAAGCCCAGCTGCTGGCCCTGGTCGAGGAACACCACATCGACCTCGTCGTCCTCGCCCGCTACATGCAGGTGCTCTCGGACGACCTGTGCAAGCGACTGGAAGGCCGGGCCATCAACATCCACCACTCCTTCCT from Streptomyces roseochromogenus subsp. oscitans DS 12.976 encodes the following:
- the purU gene encoding formyltetrahydrofolate deformylase, with translation MKNEFVLTLSCPERPGILHAVTSFLLGHGCDITEHQQFDDADNGIVFLRTSFATPDSEVTLDRLRDTFAPVATEFGMEWQLRNAALKPRVLVMVSKFDHCLADLLYRWRSNALDAEIVLVASNHPDLEPLVAAEGVPFEHIPVTADTKPQAEAQLLALVEEHHIDLVVLARYMQVLSDDLCKRLEGRAINIHHSFLPSFAGAKPYHQAHRRGVKLVGATAHYVTADLDEGPIIEQEIIRVDHRAGPDQLVTVGRDAERLALARAVNWHCQGRVLIHGNRTVVFS